A DNA window from Kitasatospora atroaurantiaca contains the following coding sequences:
- a CDS encoding AfsR/SARP family transcriptional regulator: protein MELRETPHTHALRFQVLGPVQAWRGDQALALGSPQQQAVLTMLLLHHGRPVTTQDLVDGLWGDRPPPQAVAALRTYISRLRGVIEPNREVRAPAELLVSVSDGYALRIPSDAVDLPVFDTACAEAAKARTAGELHTAHRLLASALALWSGRPLTGVPGPYADAQRLRLAERQVTAEEELCATALDIGLHAEVVAELSSLAAEHPLRERLRELLMLALYRCGRQAESLGVYADTRKLLIEELGVEPGTRLATMHSRILAADPALMPEPSRGSRPAEPDETIPFTPPAQLPADVSDFSGRAELVGELRDVLRSAAGQAVVVTSLAGIGGVGKTTLAVHVAHSVRTEFPDGQLYVDLRGAGASPADPAVVLGDFLYALGAPETPDSLEQRAALYRSLLANRRMLILLDNAQDAEQLTPLIPGVAGCAVLATSRSRLAGLPGAHLVDVEELTPEEALALFSAIVGEQRVAAEPEASLAVVRACGFLPLAVRIAAARLASRPRWSVSDLARRLADQRRRLDELQLGNLAVETTIGLGYAQLRPEEQQAFRLLSLVDSADLPLEAVSALLGVDERRAEQLAEALVEANMLECFTPGRYRYHDLLRLFAQRQSEKAKAAEEGQAAEEQQAALLRLLDLLLAILRNIAQTIEPDDVLPEPLHSPTATALTFDGPDAAHDWLRAELGLLLSSVEAAAQEPSELLRPAVDVLIVLNTLVEDSTHGQRIRRILQIAGTNAKSHGDSAALARIRFAQGFLQHLTGEFQEAEISLRESLELQGTGGDTMLRPTVSNLLGIVLSFADRSAEALPFFEQAYTMSRSIGATVSEARLLGNIARAHLDMGQPEAAARSAHDAVTTARASGNGPCLADTLYQLGVVLGSTGSPSDAAAHLREAHEMYGSQQNQLRAGYSLARLAPCLLADGQFSEAAEAAEESLAIAQELDAAYCQGLANAALGEALLKLGQPARGLACLQEALAVFTRLGVPEALPVQDLIEQQHTEPTAPPAP from the coding sequence ATGGAGCTTCGGGAAACGCCGCACACCCATGCGCTGCGCTTCCAGGTGCTCGGTCCTGTCCAGGCCTGGCGTGGAGACCAGGCCCTCGCCCTCGGGTCACCACAGCAGCAGGCCGTCCTCACCATGCTGCTGCTCCACCACGGCCGGCCGGTGACGACCCAGGACCTGGTGGACGGGCTCTGGGGCGACCGTCCCCCACCGCAGGCCGTCGCCGCTCTGCGGACCTACATCTCCCGGCTGCGCGGCGTCATCGAACCGAACCGCGAGGTGCGCGCGCCCGCCGAGCTACTGGTCTCCGTCAGCGACGGCTATGCCCTGCGCATCCCGTCGGACGCCGTCGACCTGCCGGTGTTCGACACCGCGTGTGCCGAGGCCGCGAAGGCTCGGACCGCCGGTGAGCTGCACACCGCGCACCGCCTGCTGGCCTCCGCGCTGGCCCTGTGGAGCGGCCGCCCGCTGACCGGTGTCCCCGGGCCGTACGCCGATGCACAGCGGCTCCGGCTGGCCGAGCGGCAGGTCACCGCCGAGGAGGAACTCTGCGCCACCGCCCTGGACATCGGGCTGCACGCCGAGGTGGTCGCCGAACTGAGCTCTCTCGCCGCCGAACACCCGCTGCGCGAACGGCTGCGGGAGCTGCTGATGCTCGCGCTCTACCGATGCGGGCGCCAGGCGGAGTCGCTCGGCGTCTACGCGGACACCCGCAAGCTCCTGATCGAGGAGCTCGGGGTCGAGCCGGGCACGCGGCTGGCGACGATGCACTCCCGGATTCTCGCGGCCGACCCGGCGCTGATGCCCGAGCCCTCGCGCGGATCACGCCCGGCCGAACCGGACGAAACCATTCCGTTCACCCCCCCTGCCCAACTTCCGGCAGATGTCTCGGACTTCAGCGGTCGGGCCGAACTCGTCGGCGAACTGCGGGATGTCCTGCGCAGTGCGGCGGGACAGGCCGTCGTGGTCACTTCTCTGGCCGGAATCGGAGGGGTCGGCAAGACCACTCTTGCCGTGCATGTGGCCCACAGCGTCCGGACGGAATTCCCCGACGGCCAGCTCTACGTCGACCTGCGGGGTGCCGGCGCCTCGCCCGCCGATCCCGCCGTGGTGCTCGGGGACTTCCTCTATGCGCTGGGAGCGCCGGAGACCCCGGACTCGCTGGAGCAGCGGGCGGCGCTGTACCGCTCTCTGCTCGCCAACCGGCGCATGCTCATCCTGCTGGACAACGCCCAGGACGCCGAGCAGTTGACGCCGCTGATCCCCGGTGTCGCCGGGTGCGCCGTGCTGGCCACCAGCCGCTCCCGGCTCGCCGGGCTGCCGGGTGCACACCTGGTCGACGTCGAGGAGCTGACGCCGGAGGAGGCGCTGGCGCTGTTCTCGGCCATCGTCGGCGAACAGCGGGTCGCGGCCGAGCCCGAGGCATCCCTTGCGGTGGTCAGGGCCTGCGGCTTCCTCCCGCTCGCGGTCCGGATCGCCGCCGCCCGGCTGGCAAGCCGCCCTCGCTGGAGTGTGTCCGACCTGGCCCGTCGGTTAGCGGACCAGCGGCGGCGGCTGGACGAGTTGCAGCTCGGAAATCTCGCGGTGGAGACCACCATCGGCCTCGGCTACGCGCAGCTGCGGCCCGAGGAGCAGCAGGCCTTCCGGCTGCTGTCGCTGGTGGACTCCGCCGATCTCCCGCTGGAGGCGGTGTCGGCACTGCTCGGTGTCGACGAGCGGCGGGCGGAGCAACTGGCCGAGGCACTGGTCGAGGCCAACATGCTGGAGTGCTTCACCCCGGGCCGGTACCGGTACCACGACCTGCTCCGGCTGTTCGCCCAGCGGCAGAGCGAGAAGGCCAAGGCGGCCGAGGAGGGGCAGGCCGCCGAGGAGCAGCAGGCCGCGCTGCTGCGCCTGCTGGACCTGCTGCTCGCGATCCTGCGCAACATCGCCCAGACCATCGAACCGGACGACGTCCTGCCCGAGCCGCTGCACAGCCCGACGGCGACAGCGCTGACCTTCGACGGCCCGGACGCGGCCCACGACTGGCTCAGGGCCGAACTCGGGCTGCTGCTGAGCAGTGTCGAGGCGGCCGCCCAGGAGCCGTCCGAGCTGCTTCGGCCGGCCGTGGACGTGCTGATCGTGCTGAACACCCTGGTGGAGGACTCCACGCACGGGCAGCGCATCCGCCGGATCCTGCAGATCGCCGGGACGAACGCCAAGTCGCACGGAGATTCCGCGGCGCTCGCCCGGATCCGCTTCGCCCAGGGCTTCCTGCAGCACCTCACGGGCGAGTTCCAGGAGGCGGAGATCTCCCTGCGGGAGAGCCTGGAGCTCCAGGGCACGGGCGGTGACACCATGCTGCGCCCGACGGTCTCCAACCTGCTCGGCATCGTGCTGAGTTTCGCCGACCGCTCGGCGGAGGCCCTGCCGTTCTTCGAGCAGGCGTACACCATGAGCCGCAGCATCGGCGCCACCGTCAGCGAGGCTCGACTGCTGGGCAACATCGCCCGGGCCCATCTCGACATGGGCCAGCCCGAAGCCGCGGCCCGGTCGGCGCACGATGCGGTGACGACCGCCCGCGCGTCCGGCAACGGACCGTGCCTCGCCGACACCCTGTACCAACTCGGCGTCGTCCTGGGATCGACCGGCTCGCCCTCCGACGCCGCCGCACACCTGCGCGAGGCCCACGAGATGTACGGGTCCCAGCAGAACCAGCTCCGGGCCGGCTACTCGCTCGCCCGGCTGGCGCCCTGCCTGCTGGCGGACGGCCAGTTCTCCGAGGCCGCCGAAGCGGCCGAGGAGTCCCTGGCGATCGCGCAGGAGCTCGACGCCGCGTACTGCCAGGGCCTCGCCAATGCGGCGCTCGGCGAGGCGCTCCTGAAGTTGGGTCAGCCCGCTCGCGGGCTGGCCTGCCTCCAGGAGGCGCTCGCCGTGTTCACGCGGCTCGGTGTGCCCGAGGCCCTCCCCGTACAGGACCTCATCGAGCAGCAGCACACCGAGCCCACCGCACCCCCCGCGCCGTGA
- a CDS encoding fumarate hydratase → MAPTPEFAYSDLLPLGADPTPYRKLTSEGVSTFEAGGRRFLQVEPEALRLLTAEAMHDISHYLRPAHLAQLRRILDDPEASPNDRFVALDLLKNVNISAGGILPMCQDTGTAIVMGKRGQNVLTSGRDEAAIARGVYDAYTKLNLRYSQMAPVTMWDEKNTGSNLPAQIELYATDGDAYKFLFMAKGGGSANKSYLYQETKAILNEASMLSFLEQKIRSLGTAACPPYHLAIVVGGTSAEFALKTAKYASAHYLDELPTSGDAATGHGFRDLELEAKVTELTQKIGIGAQFGGKYFCHDVRVIRLPRHGASLPVAMAVSCSADRQALGKITAEGIFLEQLETDPAKYLPETLDEDLDDEAVFIDLNRPMADIRNELSKYPVKTRLSLTGTLVVARDIAHAKIKERLDAGEGMPQYLKDHPVYYAGPAKTPDGFASGSFGPTTAGRMDSYVDQFQAAGGSMVMLAKGNRSKQVTKACAEHGGFYLGSIGGPAARLAQDCIKKVEVLEYAELGMEAVWRIEVEDFPAFIVVDDKGNDFFAEVTDGPLITNLRVRSAE, encoded by the coding sequence ATGGCTCCCACGCCAGAGTTCGCCTACTCCGACCTCCTCCCCCTCGGTGCCGACCCGACCCCGTACCGGAAGCTGACCTCCGAGGGCGTCAGCACCTTCGAGGCCGGCGGCCGCCGCTTCCTGCAGGTCGAGCCCGAGGCCCTGCGGCTGCTCACCGCCGAGGCGATGCACGACATCTCGCACTACCTCCGGCCCGCCCACCTGGCCCAGCTGCGCCGCATCCTGGACGACCCGGAGGCCAGCCCGAACGACCGCTTCGTGGCGCTGGACCTGCTGAAGAACGTCAACATCTCGGCCGGCGGCATCCTGCCGATGTGCCAGGACACCGGCACCGCGATCGTGATGGGCAAGCGCGGCCAGAACGTGCTCACCTCGGGCCGGGACGAGGCCGCCATCGCCCGTGGCGTGTACGACGCGTACACCAAGCTCAACCTGCGCTACTCGCAGATGGCCCCGGTCACCATGTGGGACGAGAAGAACACCGGCTCCAACCTGCCCGCGCAGATCGAGCTCTACGCGACGGACGGCGACGCGTACAAGTTCCTCTTCATGGCCAAGGGCGGCGGCAGCGCCAACAAGTCGTACCTGTACCAGGAGACCAAGGCGATCCTGAACGAGGCGAGCATGCTCTCGTTCCTGGAGCAGAAGATCCGCTCGCTGGGCACGGCCGCCTGCCCGCCGTACCACCTGGCGATCGTGGTGGGCGGTACCAGCGCCGAGTTCGCGCTGAAGACCGCCAAGTACGCCTCGGCGCACTACCTGGACGAGCTGCCGACCTCAGGCGACGCCGCCACCGGCCACGGCTTCCGCGATCTGGAGCTGGAGGCGAAGGTCACCGAGCTGACCCAGAAGATCGGCATCGGCGCGCAGTTCGGCGGCAAGTACTTCTGCCACGACGTGCGGGTCATCCGCCTGCCGCGCCACGGCGCCTCGCTGCCGGTCGCGATGGCCGTCTCCTGCTCGGCCGACCGCCAGGCGCTCGGCAAGATCACCGCCGAGGGCATCTTCCTGGAGCAGCTGGAGACCGACCCGGCGAAGTACCTGCCGGAGACGCTCGATGAGGACCTCGACGACGAGGCGGTGTTCATCGACCTCAACCGGCCGATGGCCGACATCCGCAACGAGCTCTCCAAGTACCCGGTGAAGACCCGCCTCTCGCTCACCGGCACGCTGGTCGTGGCCCGCGACATCGCGCACGCCAAGATCAAGGAGCGGCTGGACGCGGGCGAGGGCATGCCCCAGTACCTGAAGGACCACCCGGTCTACTACGCCGGCCCCGCCAAGACCCCCGATGGCTTCGCCTCCGGCTCCTTCGGCCCCACCACGGCGGGCCGGATGGACAGCTACGTCGACCAGTTCCAGGCGGCCGGCGGCTCGATGGTGATGCTCGCCAAGGGCAACCGCTCCAAGCAGGTCACCAAGGCCTGCGCCGAGCACGGCGGCTTCTACCTCGGCTCGATCGGCGGCCCGGCTGCGCGGCTGGCGCAGGACTGCATCAAGAAGGTCGAGGTCCTGGAGTACGCCGAGCTCGGCATGGAGGCGGTCTGGCGCATCGAGGTCGAGGACTTCCCGGCCTTCATCGTGGTCGACGACAAGGGCAACGACTTCTTCGCCGAGGTCACCGACGGCCCGCTGATCACCAACCTGCGGGTGCGCTCGGCCGAGTAG
- a CDS encoding DUF1707 SHOCT-like domain-containing protein — translation MDNSPSQDDQGQVPVPMTKPELKPEPRPHTTPVAEAELRASDADRERVADLLRDAYAEGRLTMEEHSERIEAAYNAKTFGELAPLTRDLPAHRPISMEKPPLADVRPPLPPARQESPSMVAIFGGASRKGRWRVGSHLRAVAVFGGVEIDLTDAVFESPEVVIEVAAVFGGVDIKVPENVSLHGGGVGIFGGFDVKEQTAADPYAPVVRVKGAAVFGGCEAKPRRGKKLREWVRKQLDQ, via the coding sequence GTGGACAACTCGCCGTCGCAGGACGACCAGGGCCAGGTGCCCGTACCCATGACGAAGCCCGAGCTCAAGCCCGAGCCCCGGCCCCACACCACGCCGGTCGCCGAGGCCGAGCTGCGCGCCTCGGACGCCGACCGCGAGCGGGTGGCGGACCTGCTCCGCGACGCGTACGCCGAGGGCCGGCTCACGATGGAGGAGCACTCCGAGCGGATCGAGGCGGCCTACAACGCCAAGACCTTCGGCGAGCTGGCCCCGCTGACCAGGGACCTGCCCGCGCACCGTCCGATCTCGATGGAGAAGCCGCCCCTGGCCGACGTCCGGCCGCCGCTGCCCCCGGCGCGGCAGGAGTCGCCGTCGATGGTCGCCATCTTCGGCGGGGCGAGCCGCAAGGGCCGCTGGCGGGTGGGTTCGCACCTGCGCGCGGTGGCGGTCTTCGGCGGGGTGGAGATCGACCTCACGGACGCCGTCTTCGAGTCGCCCGAGGTGGTCATCGAGGTGGCGGCGGTCTTCGGCGGCGTGGACATCAAGGTGCCGGAGAACGTGAGCCTGCACGGCGGCGGCGTCGGCATCTTCGGCGGCTTCGACGTCAAGGAGCAGACCGCGGCCGACCCGTACGCGCCGGTGGTACGGGTGAAGGGCGCGGCCGTGTTCGGCGGCTGCGAGGCGAAGCCGCGCCGGGGCAAGAAGCTGCGCGAGTGGGTGCGCAAGCAGCTCGACCAGTAG
- a CDS encoding WhiB family transcriptional regulator, which produces MLHPIESSARSANVVARRSPAPGAGTQQLDHPEDNPWHTGAACRRDEAGLFFAPSKEPTAARLAREEQAKQVCARCPVLLECREHALAQPEPYGVWGGLTAAERRVVLARRRRRETELREARRVGAPRRIAG; this is translated from the coding sequence GTGCTGCATCCGATCGAGTCCAGCGCCCGCAGTGCCAACGTGGTGGCGCGGCGCAGTCCCGCCCCCGGCGCCGGGACGCAGCAGCTCGACCACCCCGAGGACAACCCCTGGCACACCGGGGCGGCCTGCCGCCGCGACGAGGCGGGGCTGTTCTTCGCACCTTCGAAGGAGCCGACCGCAGCCCGGCTCGCGAGGGAGGAGCAGGCCAAGCAGGTCTGCGCACGCTGCCCGGTGCTGCTGGAGTGCCGGGAGCACGCGCTGGCCCAGCCGGAGCCGTACGGCGTGTGGGGCGGGCTGACGGCGGCCGAGCGGCGGGTGGTCCTGGCCCGGCGGCGGCGCCGGGAGACCGAGCTGCGCGAGGCCCGCCGGGTCGGCGCACCGCGGCGGATAGCCGGCTGA
- the glpX gene encoding class II fructose-bisphosphatase: MTAQQYPNNLPSSLVVAPEAPDRNLALELVRVTEAAAMAAGRWVGRGDKNGADGAAVKAMRTLVSTVSMNGIVVIGEGEKDEAPMLYNGERVGDGTGAECDVAVDPVDGTTLTAKGMANAVAVLAVADRGTMFDPSAVFYMDKLVAGPEAADFVDITAPAAVNIRRVAKAKGTAVEDVTVMVLDRPRHDGLVREIREAGARIKFISDGDVAGAIMTAREGTGVDLLMGIGGTPEGIIAACAMKCMGGVIQGRLWPKDAAERQKALDAGHDLDRVLTTDDLVSGENVFFVATGITDGELLRGVHYRQETATTSSLVMRSKSGTIREIHSTHKLSKLRAYSAIDFDRAN, translated from the coding sequence ATGACCGCGCAGCAGTACCCGAACAACCTCCCCAGCTCCCTGGTGGTGGCCCCCGAGGCTCCCGACCGGAACCTCGCCCTCGAACTCGTCCGCGTCACCGAGGCCGCCGCCATGGCGGCCGGCCGCTGGGTCGGCCGGGGTGACAAGAACGGCGCCGACGGCGCGGCCGTCAAGGCCATGCGCACCCTCGTCTCGACCGTCTCGATGAACGGCATCGTCGTCATCGGCGAGGGCGAGAAGGACGAAGCACCGATGCTCTACAACGGCGAGCGGGTCGGCGACGGCACCGGCGCCGAGTGCGATGTCGCGGTGGACCCGGTGGACGGCACCACGCTGACCGCCAAGGGCATGGCCAACGCCGTCGCCGTGCTGGCCGTCGCCGACCGCGGCACCATGTTCGACCCGAGCGCCGTGTTCTACATGGACAAGCTGGTGGCCGGCCCCGAGGCCGCCGACTTCGTCGACATCACCGCCCCGGCGGCGGTCAACATCCGCCGGGTCGCCAAGGCCAAGGGCACCGCCGTCGAGGACGTCACCGTGATGGTGCTCGACCGCCCGCGCCACGACGGCCTGGTCCGGGAGATCCGCGAGGCGGGCGCCCGGATCAAGTTCATCTCGGACGGCGACGTGGCCGGCGCCATCATGACCGCCCGCGAGGGCACCGGCGTCGACCTGCTGATGGGCATCGGCGGCACCCCCGAGGGCATCATCGCGGCCTGCGCCATGAAGTGCATGGGCGGCGTCATCCAGGGCCGGCTGTGGCCCAAGGACGCGGCCGAGCGGCAGAAGGCGCTGGACGCCGGCCACGACCTCGACCGGGTGCTCACCACCGACGACCTGGTCAGCGGCGAGAACGTGTTCTTCGTCGCCACCGGCATCACCGACGGTGAGCTGCTGCGCGGCGTCCACTACCGCCAGGAGACCGCCACCACCAGCTCGCTGGTGATGCGCTCCAAGAGCGGCACGATCCGGGAGATCCACTCCACCCACAAGCTCTCCAAGCTGCGGGCGTACAGCGCGATCGACTTCGACCGGGCCAACTGA
- a CDS encoding DUF4245 domain-containing protein — MRGRQTVRDMVLSMLAVGVVVFVGYLFIPHSGGDGVHVVDYRSALASAKRAAPYPVLGPQGLSGEWRATSVEYKKDAKGHAVWHLGFVTPSGLYAAVEQSNAGRDEVIAAVVTGAKPDGNASVAGQDWQRYQGDPYRGLAAQTGSATTVITGTASYDELSQLAQSLK, encoded by the coding sequence ATGAGGGGCCGGCAGACGGTACGGGACATGGTCCTGTCGATGCTGGCGGTCGGCGTCGTGGTCTTCGTGGGATACCTGTTCATCCCGCACTCCGGCGGCGACGGCGTGCACGTGGTCGACTACCGCTCGGCGCTCGCCTCGGCGAAGCGCGCGGCGCCCTACCCGGTGCTGGGCCCGCAGGGGCTGTCCGGCGAGTGGCGGGCCACCTCGGTCGAGTACAAGAAGGACGCCAAGGGCCACGCGGTCTGGCACCTGGGCTTCGTCACGCCGTCCGGCCTGTACGCGGCCGTCGAGCAGAGCAACGCGGGCCGGGACGAGGTGATCGCCGCCGTGGTGACCGGCGCGAAGCCCGACGGCAACGCCTCCGTGGCGGGCCAGGACTGGCAGCGCTACCAGGGCGACCCCTACCGGGGCCTGGCCGCACAGACCGGCAGTGCGACCACGGTGATCACCGGCACCGCCTCGTACGACGAGCTGTCGCAGCTCGCGCAGTCGCTGAAGTAG
- a CDS encoding malonic semialdehyde reductase: MTLALDAAAQDLLFREARTANTFTDEPVSDEQVQAIYDLVKYAPTSMNQQPLRVVLVRSPEARQRLVQHLGDGNKAKTAAAPLVAILAADNEFHEELPALFPHFPQAKDAFFSERPAREASAAFNGALQVGYFIIGVRAAGLAAGPMTGYDAEGINKEFFGDGEHSVLAVVNIGKPGEDAWYPRSPRLEYDEVVTTV, translated from the coding sequence ATGACCCTGGCACTCGACGCTGCCGCGCAGGACCTTCTCTTCCGCGAGGCCCGCACGGCCAACACCTTCACCGACGAGCCGGTCAGCGACGAGCAGGTCCAGGCCATCTACGACCTGGTCAAGTACGCCCCGACCTCGATGAACCAGCAGCCGCTGCGCGTTGTCCTGGTCCGCAGCCCCGAGGCGCGTCAGCGCCTGGTGCAGCACCTGGGTGACGGCAACAAGGCCAAGACGGCCGCCGCCCCGCTGGTCGCCATCCTGGCCGCCGACAACGAGTTCCACGAGGAACTGCCGGCCCTGTTCCCGCACTTCCCGCAGGCCAAGGACGCCTTCTTCTCCGAGCGCCCGGCGCGCGAGGCCTCGGCCGCCTTCAACGGCGCCCTGCAGGTCGGCTACTTCATCATCGGCGTCCGCGCCGCCGGCCTGGCCGCGGGCCCGATGACCGGCTACGACGCCGAGGGCATCAACAAGGAGTTCTTCGGCGACGGCGAGCACTCGGTGCTGGCCGTGGTCAACATCGGCAAGCCGGGCGAGGACGCCTGGTACCCGCGCAGCCCGCGCCTGGAGTACGACGAGGTCGTCACCACCGTCTGA
- a CDS encoding exodeoxyribonuclease VII small subunit, with translation MTEQQNGTDDSLGYEQARDALLEVVRQLEAGGVSLEESLALWERGEQLAKVCQRWLDGARARLDAALAAEEAAEEK, from the coding sequence ATGACAGAGCAGCAGAACGGCACCGACGACAGCCTGGGCTACGAGCAGGCCAGGGACGCCCTGTTGGAGGTGGTCCGGCAGCTGGAGGCGGGCGGCGTCTCGCTGGAGGAGTCTCTGGCGCTCTGGGAGCGCGGCGAGCAGCTGGCCAAGGTCTGCCAGCGCTGGCTGGACGGTGCCAGGGCCCGGCTGGATGCGGCACTGGCGGCCGAGGAGGCCGCCGAGGAGAAGTGA
- a CDS encoding GNAT family N-acetyltransferase gives MTLVRPATPADAPELVRLRGLMFEAMPSMAGDLGPGPWQAAAEAVLRERLAAPAEAATMPAFVVDDPERPGRLASCAVGTLERRLPAPGHPDGRFGFVFNICTDPGSRHRGYARACTEALVAWFDERRVTRIDLHASEGGEALYRSLGFHEHSIPLSRQRLIND, from the coding sequence ATGACCCTGGTACGGCCCGCCACCCCCGCCGACGCCCCCGAACTGGTCCGCCTGCGCGGCCTGATGTTCGAGGCCATGCCGAGCATGGCCGGGGATCTGGGCCCCGGCCCGTGGCAGGCCGCTGCCGAGGCCGTCCTCCGTGAGCGGCTGGCCGCGCCGGCCGAGGCCGCCACCATGCCCGCGTTCGTGGTGGACGACCCGGAGCGCCCCGGCCGCCTGGCCTCGTGCGCCGTCGGCACCCTGGAGCGGCGGCTGCCCGCACCCGGCCACCCCGACGGGCGCTTCGGCTTCGTCTTCAACATCTGCACCGACCCCGGCAGCCGCCACCGGGGTTATGCGCGTGCCTGCACCGAGGCCCTGGTGGCCTGGTTCGACGAGCGCCGGGTCACCCGGATCGACCTGCACGCCAGCGAGGGCGGCGAGGCGCTCTACCGCAGCCTGGGCTTCCACGAGCACTCGATCCCGCTGTCCCGCCAGCGGCTGATCAACGACTGA
- the xseA gene encoding exodeoxyribonuclease VII large subunit: protein MATTSSPEAPIPVGKVSALIGGWIDRLGEVWVEGQITQLSRRPGAGVVFLTLRDPERDVSLTVTCFRAVFEQVAEDVQEGSRIIVHAKPEWYAARGQLSLRASEIRLVGLGELLARLEHLKRRLATEGLFAAERKKPLPFLPHCIGLVTGRGSAAERDVLENARRRWPAVRFEVRNVPVQGNAAVAQVSAAVRELDAHAEVDVIIVARGGGSVEDLLPFSDEGLIRTVAAARTPVVSAIGHEPDQPLLDFVADLRASTPTDAAKRVVPDVGEELTKVHQLRDRARRHVFGRVERELAGLASVRSRPVLAAPQQLVEARAAEVTALLERSRRCLGHRLDGAESDLGHTLARVVALSPLATLERGYAVVQRADGHVVTDAAQVTAGEELHVRVAEGGFGVTVGQ from the coding sequence ATGGCCACTACCAGTTCACCCGAAGCCCCGATTCCGGTCGGCAAGGTCTCCGCGCTGATCGGCGGCTGGATCGACCGGCTGGGCGAGGTGTGGGTGGAGGGGCAGATCACCCAGCTCAGCCGGCGGCCGGGCGCGGGGGTGGTCTTCCTGACGCTGCGTGACCCGGAGCGGGACGTCTCACTCACCGTCACCTGCTTCCGGGCCGTCTTCGAGCAGGTGGCCGAGGACGTGCAGGAGGGCTCGCGGATCATCGTCCACGCCAAGCCCGAGTGGTACGCGGCGCGCGGCCAGCTCTCGCTGCGGGCCTCGGAGATCCGGCTGGTCGGCCTCGGCGAGCTGCTGGCCCGGCTGGAGCACCTGAAGCGCAGACTGGCCACCGAGGGACTGTTCGCGGCCGAGCGGAAGAAGCCGCTGCCCTTCCTGCCGCACTGCATCGGCCTGGTGACCGGCCGGGGCTCGGCCGCCGAGCGGGACGTCCTGGAGAACGCCCGACGGCGCTGGCCGGCCGTCCGCTTCGAGGTGCGGAACGTACCGGTGCAGGGGAACGCCGCGGTCGCCCAGGTCTCGGCGGCCGTCCGGGAGCTGGACGCGCACGCCGAGGTGGACGTGATCATCGTGGCCCGCGGCGGAGGCAGCGTGGAGGACCTGCTGCCCTTCTCCGACGAGGGCCTGATCCGTACGGTGGCCGCCGCCCGGACGCCGGTGGTGAGCGCGATCGGCCACGAGCCGGACCAGCCGCTGCTGGACTTCGTCGCGGACCTGCGGGCCTCGACCCCCACCGACGCGGCCAAGCGCGTCGTCCCGGACGTCGGCGAGGAGCTGACCAAGGTGCACCAGCTGCGCGACCGGGCCAGGCGGCACGTCTTCGGCCGGGTCGAGCGGGAGCTGGCCGGGCTGGCGAGCGTACGGAGCCGGCCGGTGCTGGCCGCGCCGCAGCAGTTGGTGGAGGCGCGGGCGGCCGAGGTGACGGCGCTGCTCGAGCGCTCCCGACGCTGTCTCGGGCACCGGCTGGACGGCGCCGAGTCGGATCTCGGCCACACCCTGGCCCGGGTGGTGGCCCTCTCCCCGCTGGCAACCCTGGAGCGCGGGTACGCGGTTGTGCAGCGGGCGGACGGCCATGTGGTGACGGATGCGGCCCAGGTGACAGCCGGCGAGGAGCTGCACGTCCGGGTGGCCGAGGGCGGCTTCGGCGTGACGGTCGGTCAGTGA